A window from Pseudomonas sp. MRSN 12121 encodes these proteins:
- a CDS encoding SpoVR family protein — MTAREQKRQPLSTGSEWTFELIQAYDREISRIAARYALDTYPNQIEVITAEQMMDAYASVGMPLGYHHWSYGKHFLSTEKSYSRGQMGLAYEIVINSDPCIAYLMEENTICMQALVVAHACYGHNSFFKGNYLFRTWTDASSIIDYLVFAKQYIMQCEERHGIDAVEDLLDSCHALMNYGVDRYKRPYPISAEEERRRQKDREEHLQKQINDLWRTIPKGTDKFSDKDNARFPAEPQENILYFIEKHAPLLEPWQREIVRIVRKIAQYFYPQRQTQVMNEGWATFWHYTLMNDLYDEGLVTDGFMMEFLASHTSVVFQPGFDSPYYNGINPYTLGFAMYRDIRRICEEPTEEDRRWFPELAGTDWLSSVKFAMSSFKDESFILQYLSPKVIRDLKLFSILDDDQKDDLLVPAIHDESGYRIIRETLAAQYNLGNREPNVQIWSIDRRGDRSLTLRHQQHDRKPLGDSTDEVLKHLHRLWGFDIHLETLQGEQVMKTHHVPPKSEHNEGDYGRLDLAVIHL, encoded by the coding sequence ATGACCGCCAGAGAGCAGAAACGCCAGCCCCTTTCCACCGGCTCGGAATGGACCTTCGAGCTGATCCAGGCCTACGACCGCGAAATCAGCCGTATCGCGGCGCGTTATGCCCTGGATACCTACCCCAATCAGATCGAGGTGATCACCGCCGAGCAGATGATGGATGCCTACGCATCCGTTGGCATGCCCCTGGGTTATCACCATTGGTCCTACGGCAAGCACTTCCTTAGCACTGAAAAGTCCTACAGCCGCGGCCAGATGGGCCTGGCCTACGAGATCGTGATCAACTCGGACCCGTGCATCGCCTACCTGATGGAGGAAAACACCATCTGCATGCAGGCCCTGGTGGTGGCCCATGCCTGCTATGGCCATAACAGCTTCTTCAAAGGCAACTATCTGTTCCGCACCTGGACGGACGCCAGCTCGATCATCGACTACCTGGTGTTCGCCAAGCAGTACATCATGCAGTGCGAGGAGCGCCACGGAATCGATGCCGTGGAAGACCTGCTCGACTCCTGCCACGCCCTGATGAACTACGGCGTGGATCGCTACAAACGCCCCTATCCGATTTCCGCGGAGGAAGAACGGCGCCGGCAGAAGGACCGCGAAGAACACTTGCAGAAACAGATCAACGATCTGTGGCGCACCATTCCCAAGGGCACGGACAAATTCAGCGACAAGGACAACGCACGCTTCCCCGCCGAACCCCAGGAGAACATCCTGTACTTCATCGAGAAGCACGCGCCGCTGCTGGAACCCTGGCAGCGGGAAATCGTGCGGATCGTGCGCAAGATCGCCCAGTATTTCTACCCGCAGCGCCAGACCCAGGTGATGAACGAAGGCTGGGCGACCTTCTGGCACTACACCCTGATGAATGACCTGTATGACGAGGGCCTGGTAACCGACGGCTTCATGATGGAATTCCTCGCCTCTCACACCAGCGTGGTGTTCCAGCCCGGCTTCGACAGCCCTTATTACAATGGCATCAACCCCTACACCCTGGGCTTTGCCATGTACCGGGATATCCGGCGCATCTGCGAAGAGCCGACCGAGGAAGACCGGCGCTGGTTCCCGGAGCTGGCCGGCACCGACTGGCTTTCCAGCGTGAAATTCGCGATGAGCAGCTTCAAGGACGAAAGCTTCATCCTGCAGTACCTCTCGCCCAAGGTCATCCGCGACCTCAAGCTGTTCAGCATCCTGGACGACGACCAGAAAGACGACCTGCTGGTGCCGGCCATCCATGACGAGAGCGGTTACCGGATCATCCGCGAAACCCTGGCGGCCCAGTACAACCTGGGCAACCGGGAACCCAACGTGCAGATCTGGAGCATCGACAGACGCGGCGATCGCTCATTGACCCTGCGCCACCAGCAGCACGACCGCAAACCCCTGGGCGACTCCACCGACGAGGTGCTCAAGCACCTGCATCGTCTCTGGGGCTTCGACATCCATCTGGAAACCCTGCAGGGCGAGCAGGTGATGAAGACCCATCATGTCCCACCGAAAAGCGAACACAACGAAGGAGATTACGGTCGCCTGGACCTGGCGGTCATTCACCTCTGA
- a CDS encoding multifunctional CCA addition/repair protein — protein sequence MQIYKVGGAVRDRLLGKPVTDVDWVVVGATTEEMLAQGFRPVGSDFPVFLHPKSGEEYALARTERKSGRGYGGFTFHASPEVTLEEDLIRRDLTINAMAEDDQGVLTDPYHGQQDLEKRLLRHISPAFAEDPLRVLRVARFAARYAGLGFQVAEETLELMRQLSESGELEALTPERSWKEISRALMEDHPHVFIQVLRDCDALKVLLPEVDALFGVPQPAAHHPEIDSGVHTLSVLEQSALHKQPLNVRWACLLHDLGKGLTPPSEWPRHIAHEHKGLELIKRVNERFRAPRDCQELALLVGQYHTHGHRALELKPSTLAELLQSFDVYRRPQRFEEFIAACEMDARGRLGLEDRAYPQADYLRGAALAARTVAVQPLLEQGFKGPELGEALKRERQKALKAYKEQHSQ from the coding sequence ATGCAGATTTACAAGGTCGGCGGTGCCGTGCGCGATCGCCTGCTGGGCAAACCGGTCACCGATGTCGACTGGGTGGTCGTCGGTGCCACGACCGAGGAGATGCTCGCCCAGGGCTTTCGCCCGGTGGGCTCGGACTTTCCAGTCTTCCTTCACCCCAAGAGCGGCGAGGAATACGCCCTGGCCCGCACCGAGCGCAAGAGCGGTCGCGGTTATGGCGGCTTCACCTTCCATGCCAGCCCCGAGGTCACCCTCGAAGAAGACCTGATCCGTCGCGATCTGACGATCAATGCCATGGCCGAAGACGACCAAGGCGTCCTGACGGACCCCTATCATGGCCAGCAGGATCTGGAAAAACGCCTGCTGCGTCACATTTCCCCGGCATTCGCGGAAGATCCCCTGCGGGTCCTGCGCGTTGCCCGCTTTGCAGCCCGCTATGCCGGGCTCGGTTTCCAAGTGGCCGAAGAGACCCTCGAGCTGATGCGCCAGCTCAGCGAATCGGGCGAGCTCGAAGCCCTGACACCGGAGCGCAGCTGGAAAGAAATCTCTCGCGCCCTGATGGAAGACCATCCGCACGTATTCATCCAGGTACTGCGCGACTGCGACGCACTCAAGGTCCTGCTACCAGAAGTGGACGCACTGTTCGGCGTTCCACAGCCCGCCGCCCACCACCCCGAGATCGACAGTGGCGTGCATACCCTGAGCGTCCTGGAACAGTCGGCCTTGCACAAACAGCCGTTGAATGTGCGCTGGGCCTGCCTGCTGCACGACCTGGGCAAGGGCTTGACGCCACCCAGCGAATGGCCACGCCATATCGCGCACGAACATAAGGGGCTGGAGCTGATAAAGCGCGTCAACGAGCGCTTCAGGGCGCCCCGCGACTGCCAGGAACTGGCACTGCTGGTCGGGCAATACCACACCCACGGTCATCGCGCGCTCGAGCTCAAACCCTCGACCTTGGCGGAGCTGCTGCAGAGTTTCGACGTTTATCGTCGACCCCAGCGCTTCGAGGAGTTCATCGCTGCATGTGAAATGGACGCACGCGGTCGCCTGGGGCTGGAAGACCGGGCTTATCCCCAGGCGGACTACCTGCGTGGCGCAGCTCTCGCGGCGCGAACGGTGGCGGTCCAACCGCTGCTGGAGCAGGGGTTCAAAGGGCCCGAACTGGGAGAAGCACTGAAGCGGGAGCGACAGAAGGCGCTGAAGGCCTACAAGGAACAACATTCGCAGTGA
- the folK gene encoding 2-amino-4-hydroxy-6-hydroxymethyldihydropteridine diphosphokinase, with product MSLTQVFLGLGSNIERETHLLAGLDALAGFLLDMRCSAVFESQPVGIKSGPFFNLVVSAFTDLPLMELDRRLKFIEADNGRYAPDRKGLPLDIDVLLYGDLVGNFDGLILPRAEILKNAFVLWPLSLMAPERVHPLAGQDFATLWREARIDQVLAPVAFEWRGRQLTPPGLE from the coding sequence ATGTCGCTAACTCAGGTTTTCCTTGGGCTCGGCAGCAATATCGAGCGCGAAACCCATTTGCTGGCCGGGCTCGACGCCTTGGCTGGTTTTCTCCTGGACATGCGCTGCTCGGCGGTGTTCGAAAGCCAGCCGGTCGGCATCAAGAGCGGGCCGTTTTTCAACCTGGTGGTGTCGGCGTTCACCGACCTGCCGTTGATGGAACTGGACCGGCGATTGAAGTTCATCGAGGCGGATAACGGTCGTTATGCGCCCGACCGCAAGGGGTTGCCGCTGGATATCGACGTGCTGCTTTACGGCGACCTTGTAGGCAACTTCGACGGTTTGATCCTGCCGCGCGCCGAGATCCTGAAGAACGCCTTTGTGCTTTGGCCGTTGTCGCTGATGGCTCCCGAGCGGGTGCACCCGTTGGCGGGGCAGGATTTTGCGACCCTGTGGCGGGAGGCCCGGATCGATCAGGTGCTGGCGCCCGTAGCGTTCGAGTGGCGGGGCAGGCAACTGACACCACCGGGATTGGAATAG
- the folB gene encoding dihydroneopterin aldolase codes for MDRVFIEGLEVDTVIGAYDWERGIRQCLRLDLSFAWDNRPAAAGDDLTLALDYASVSSRIQAFAEEAQFQLVETFAERLAEVLMSEFQILWLHLKLTKPGAVAAAKGVGVEIERGCR; via the coding sequence TTGGACAGAGTGTTTATCGAAGGCCTGGAAGTCGACACGGTGATCGGTGCCTACGACTGGGAGCGAGGCATCCGCCAGTGTCTGCGCCTTGACCTGAGCTTCGCCTGGGACAACCGCCCGGCTGCGGCGGGCGACGACCTGACCCTGGCCCTCGACTATGCCAGCGTGTCTTCGCGGATCCAGGCATTTGCCGAAGAGGCGCAGTTCCAGTTGGTGGAAACCTTCGCCGAGCGTCTGGCCGAAGTGTTGATGAGCGAGTTCCAAATCCTCTGGTTGCACCTCAAGCTGACCAAGCCAGGTGCCGTCGCGGCGGCCAAAGGTGTTGGCGTGGAGATCGAGCGCGGATGTCGCTAA
- the plsY gene encoding glycerol-3-phosphate 1-O-acyltransferase PlsY, translated as MFWLLAIFAYLLGSLSFAILLSRLTGNPDPRMSGSGNAGATNMLRLAGKKLAVLTLLGDLLKGLLPVLLASLAGLSLQQQAWVGLYAVLGHLFPVYFRFRGGKGVATAAGMLLGLYPPAALLALSAWALTFYLTRTSSLAALIATPLTLPLLAWQAPAALLPMSVLTLLIVWRHRGNLRDLFAGRERHF; from the coding sequence ATGTTTTGGTTACTGGCGATCTTCGCCTACCTGCTCGGCTCGCTGTCCTTCGCCATCCTGCTCAGCCGCCTGACCGGTAACCCCGATCCGCGAATGAGTGGCTCGGGCAATGCCGGCGCCACCAACATGCTGCGCCTGGCCGGCAAGAAACTCGCCGTTCTGACCCTGCTCGGCGACCTGCTCAAGGGCCTGCTGCCTGTGCTGCTGGCCAGTCTCGCAGGCCTTTCGCTCCAACAACAGGCCTGGGTCGGGCTTTACGCCGTACTGGGCCATCTGTTTCCGGTGTACTTCCGCTTTCGCGGCGGCAAGGGCGTTGCCACCGCCGCCGGCATGCTGCTGGGGCTTTATCCTCCGGCCGCACTCCTGGCCCTTAGCGCCTGGGCCCTGACCTTCTACCTGACCCGCACCAGCTCCCTGGCGGCCCTGATCGCCACCCCTCTGACCCTGCCATTGCTGGCCTGGCAGGCACCGGCGGCGCTGCTGCCGATGAGCGTGCTGACACTGCTGATCGTCTGGCGCCACCGGGGCAATCTACGCGACCTGTTTGCCGGGCGCGAACGCCACTTCTGA
- the tsaD gene encoding tRNA (adenosine(37)-N6)-threonylcarbamoyltransferase complex transferase subunit TsaD: MLVLGLETSCDETGVALYDSERGLLADALFSQIDLHRAYGGVVPELASRDHVKRMLPLIRQVLAEADCVPTEIDAIAYTAGPGLVGALLVGASCAQALAFAWGIPALGVHHMEGHLLAPMLEEQPPEFPFVALLVSGGHTQLVRVDGIGQYELMGETLDDAAGEAFDKTAKMIGLNYPGGPEIARLAAQGVAGRFVFPRPMTDRPGLNFSFSGLKTFALNTWQQCVSAGDDGEQTRCDISLAFQQAVVETLTIKCKRALKQAGLKRLVIAGGVSANKALRASLEKMLGDMKGNVFYARPEFCTDNGAMIAFAGCQRLQAGQQESLAISVQARWPMEQLLPL, from the coding sequence ATGCTAGTACTGGGATTAGAAACCTCCTGCGACGAAACCGGCGTCGCGCTTTACGACAGCGAGCGCGGCCTGTTGGCCGATGCGCTGTTCAGTCAGATCGACCTGCATCGGGCCTATGGCGGCGTGGTGCCGGAGCTGGCCTCCCGAGACCATGTCAAGCGCATGCTGCCTCTGATCCGCCAGGTGCTGGCCGAGGCGGACTGTGTGCCGACCGAAATCGATGCCATCGCCTATACCGCCGGCCCCGGCCTGGTCGGCGCCCTGCTGGTGGGGGCCTCCTGCGCCCAGGCGCTGGCCTTCGCCTGGGGTATCCCGGCGTTGGGCGTGCACCACATGGAAGGCCACTTGCTGGCCCCGATGCTGGAAGAACAGCCTCCAGAGTTTCCATTCGTCGCTCTGCTGGTTTCGGGCGGTCATACGCAGCTGGTGCGGGTCGATGGCATCGGCCAGTACGAGCTGATGGGCGAGACTCTGGATGACGCCGCTGGCGAAGCCTTCGACAAGACCGCGAAAATGATCGGCCTGAATTATCCGGGTGGCCCGGAAATCGCGCGGCTGGCTGCGCAAGGCGTGGCCGGACGTTTCGTTTTTCCGCGGCCGATGACCGATCGCCCGGGGCTGAATTTCAGCTTCAGCGGCCTGAAAACCTTTGCCCTGAACACCTGGCAACAGTGTGTCAGCGCTGGGGACGACGGCGAGCAAACCCGTTGCGACATCTCGCTCGCCTTCCAGCAGGCGGTGGTGGAAACTTTGACCATCAAATGCAAGCGTGCGCTAAAGCAGGCAGGTCTCAAACGTCTGGTAATAGCCGGCGGCGTGAGCGCCAACAAGGCGCTGCGTGCGTCGTTGGAGAAGATGCTGGGCGATATGAAGGGCAATGTGTTTTACGCCCGCCCCGAGTTCTGCACAGACAACGGGGCAATGATCGCTTTCGCCGGTTGCCAGCGGCTGCAGGCTGGCCAGCAGGAAAGCCTGGCTATCAGCGTGCAGGCGCGTTGGCCGATGGAGCAATTGTTGCCGTTGTAG
- the rpsU gene encoding 30S ribosomal protein S21 codes for MPAVKVKENEPFDVALRRFKRSCEKAGVLAEVRSREFYEKPTSERKRKAAAAVKRHAKKVQREQRRAVRLY; via the coding sequence ATGCCAGCCGTCAAAGTTAAAGAGAACGAACCCTTCGACGTAGCTCTGCGTCGTTTCAAGCGCTCCTGCGAAAAAGCCGGTGTTCTGGCTGAAGTTCGTAGCCGCGAATTTTACGAGAAGCCGACTTCTGAGCGTAAGCGCAAAGCAGCTGCTGCTGTTAAGCGTCACGCCAAGAAAGTTCAGCGCGAACAGCGCCGCGCCGTACGTCTGTACTAA
- the dnaG gene encoding DNA primase, which yields MAGLIPQSFIDDLLNRTDIVDVVSSRVQMKKAGKNFTACCPFHKEKTPSFSVSPDKQFYYCFGCGAGGNALGFIMDHDNLDFPQAVEELAKAAGMEVPREESGRSHKPRQPTDSPLYPLLTAAAEYYRQALKSHPARKAAVDYLKGRGLTGEIARDFGLGFAPPGWDNLFKHLSSDTLQQKAMIDAGLLIENAETGKRYDRFRDRVMFPIRDSRGRIIAFGGRVLGDDKPKYLNSPETPVFHKGQELYGLFEARKNNRNLDEIIVVEGYMDVIALAQQGLRNAVATLGTATSEEHLKRLFRIVPSVLFCFDGDQAGRKAAWRALEATLSSLQDGRRARFLFLPEGEDPDTLIRSEGTDAFRARINQHAQPLADYFFQQLTEEADPRSLEGKAHLATLAAPLIDKVPGANLRTLMRQRLSEITGLNNETVSQLVQSAPPEAPPMYDAGIDYDAMPDYADYHEPQEAYVPQQEWTPKKNGASGKKWENKPWDKKGKRNGDRDQPRAPRVPAAVEPPTLSALRTLLHHPQLAEKVEDAGHFAADDNTNTQLLVALIEAVQKNPKLRSIHQLMARWHGTEQGRLIKALAEKEWLIEGDNLEQQFFDTIKSLSARQRERVLEQLLRKSRQSELSGEEKIQLLELLKRNVPASNPTSTGA from the coding sequence ATGGCCGGGCTGATTCCCCAGAGCTTTATTGACGACCTTCTGAACCGCACCGACATCGTCGATGTGGTCAGCTCGCGCGTGCAGATGAAAAAGGCCGGCAAGAACTTCACCGCCTGCTGCCCGTTCCACAAGGAGAAGACTCCCTCCTTCAGCGTCAGTCCTGACAAGCAGTTCTACTACTGCTTCGGCTGCGGCGCAGGGGGCAACGCCCTTGGCTTCATCATGGACCACGACAACCTGGACTTTCCCCAGGCGGTCGAGGAACTGGCCAAGGCCGCCGGCATGGAAGTGCCGCGCGAGGAAAGCGGGCGTTCGCACAAACCCCGGCAGCCCACCGATTCGCCGCTCTACCCGCTGCTCACCGCCGCCGCCGAATACTATCGCCAGGCGCTGAAAAGCCACCCGGCCCGCAAGGCAGCCGTCGACTACCTCAAGGGGCGCGGCCTGACCGGCGAGATTGCCCGCGACTTTGGCCTCGGCTTCGCCCCACCAGGCTGGGACAACCTGTTCAAGCACCTGAGCAGCGATACCCTGCAGCAGAAAGCCATGATCGATGCCGGCCTGCTGATCGAAAACGCCGAAACCGGCAAGCGTTACGACCGCTTCCGCGACCGGGTGATGTTCCCGATCCGCGACAGCCGCGGCCGGATCATCGCCTTTGGTGGCCGGGTACTGGGCGACGACAAGCCGAAGTACCTGAACTCGCCGGAAACCCCGGTATTCCACAAGGGCCAGGAGCTTTACGGCCTGTTCGAGGCGCGCAAGAACAACCGCAACCTCGACGAGATCATCGTCGTCGAAGGCTACATGGACGTCATCGCCCTCGCCCAACAAGGCCTGCGCAACGCCGTCGCAACCCTGGGCACCGCCACCAGCGAAGAACACCTCAAGCGCCTGTTCCGCATCGTGCCCAGCGTCCTGTTCTGCTTCGACGGCGACCAGGCCGGGCGCAAGGCCGCCTGGCGTGCCCTGGAAGCGACGCTTTCCAGCCTGCAGGACGGTCGTCGGGCCCGCTTCCTGTTCCTTCCCGAAGGCGAGGACCCGGACACCCTGATCCGCTCAGAGGGTACGGACGCCTTTCGGGCGCGCATCAATCAACATGCCCAGCCGCTGGCCGACTATTTCTTCCAGCAACTGACCGAAGAAGCCGATCCGCGCTCGCTCGAGGGCAAGGCCCACCTGGCCACCCTGGCGGCACCGCTGATCGACAAGGTTCCCGGCGCCAACCTGCGGACCTTGATGCGTCAGCGCCTCAGCGAGATTACCGGGCTCAACAACGAGACCGTCAGTCAGCTGGTACAAAGCGCCCCTCCCGAGGCGCCGCCGATGTACGACGCCGGTATCGACTACGACGCCATGCCGGACTACGCGGATTACCACGAGCCGCAAGAAGCCTACGTGCCGCAGCAGGAGTGGACGCCAAAGAAAAACGGCGCGAGCGGCAAGAAATGGGAAAACAAGCCGTGGGACAAAAAGGGCAAGCGTAACGGCGATCGCGATCAGCCACGTGCCCCGCGCGTCCCGGCCGCCGTCGAACCCCCAACGCTGTCGGCTCTCCGCACCTTGCTGCATCACCCGCAACTGGCCGAAAAGGTTGAAGACGCCGGGCATTTTGCCGCCGACGACAACACCAACACCCAGCTGCTGGTGGCCCTGATCGAAGCCGTGCAGAAAAATCCTAAGCTACGCTCTATTCATCAACTCATGGCGCGCTGGCACGGCACGGAACAGGGCCGCCTGATCAAGGCGCTGGCGGAAAAGGAGTGGCTGATTGAAGGCGACAACCTTGAACAACAGTTTTTCGACACCATTAAAAGCTTGTCCGCTCGCCAACGTGAGCGTGTTTTGGAACAACTTCTCAGGAAATCGCGTCAAAGCGAATTGAGTGGCGAAGAAAAAATTCAGCTGCTCGAGCTTTTAAAACGCAATGTTCCCGCATCAAACCCGACCTCAACTGGCGCGTGA
- the rpoD gene encoding RNA polymerase sigma factor RpoD: MSGKAQQQSRLKELISRGREQGYLTYAEVNDHLPEDISDPEQVEDIIRMINDMGINVFESAPDADALLLAEADTDEAAAEEAAAALAAVETDIGRTTDPVRMYMREMGTVELLTREGEIEIAKRIEEGIREVMGAIAHFPGTVEHILSEYNRVTTEGGRLSDVLSGYIDPDDGIAPPAAEVPPPVDSKAAKADDENDDDDAEASDDEEEAESGPDPIIAAQRFGAVAEQMEITRKALKKHGREHKQALAEMLALAELFMPIKLVPKQFEALVERVRSALDRLRQQERAIMQLCVRDARMPRADFLRQFPGNEVDESWSDALAKGKAKYAEAIGRLQPDIIRCQQKLTALESETGLTIAEIKDINRRMSIGEAKARRAKKEMVEANLRLVISIAKKYTNRGLQFLDLIQEGNIGLMKAVDKFEYRRGYKFSTYATWWIRQAITRSIADQARTIRIPVHMIETINKLNRISRQMLQEMGREPTPEELGERMEMPEDKIRKVLKIAKEPISMETPIGDDEDSHLGDFIEDSTMQSPIDVATVESLKEATREVLSGLTAREAKVLRMRFGIDMNTDHTLEEVGKQFDVTRERIRQIEAKALRKLRHPTRSEHLRSFLDE; the protein is encoded by the coding sequence ATGTCCGGAAAAGCGCAACAGCAGTCTCGCCTCAAAGAGTTGATCAGCCGTGGTCGTGAGCAGGGTTACCTGACTTACGCGGAGGTCAACGACCACCTGCCGGAGGATATTTCAGATCCGGAACAGGTGGAAGACATCATCCGCATGATCAACGACATGGGGATCAACGTATTCGAGAGTGCTCCGGATGCGGATGCCCTTTTGTTGGCCGAAGCCGATACCGACGAAGCAGCAGCTGAAGAAGCCGCCGCGGCGTTGGCGGCTGTGGAAACCGACATTGGTCGCACTACCGACCCAGTGCGCATGTACATGCGCGAAATGGGCACGGTAGAGCTGCTCACACGTGAAGGCGAAATCGAAATCGCCAAGCGTATCGAAGAGGGCATCCGTGAAGTGATGGGCGCGATTGCGCACTTCCCTGGCACGGTCGAGCACATCCTCTCCGAATACAATCGCGTCACCACCGAAGGTGGCCGCCTGTCCGACGTTCTGAGCGGTTACATCGACCCGGACGACGGCATCGCGCCGCCTGCCGCCGAGGTACCACCGCCTGTCGACTCCAAGGCCGCCAAGGCGGACGACGAGAACGATGACGACGACGCCGAAGCCAGTGACGACGAAGAAGAAGCCGAAAGCGGCCCGGATCCGATCATCGCGGCCCAGCGCTTCGGCGCCGTTGCCGAGCAGATGGAAATCACCCGCAAGGCGCTGAAGAAGCACGGTCGCGAGCATAAGCAGGCCCTGGCCGAAATGCTGGCCCTGGCCGAGCTGTTCATGCCGATCAAGCTGGTTCCGAAGCAATTCGAAGCCCTGGTCGAACGTGTTCGCAGCGCCCTGGATCGCCTGCGCCAGCAAGAACGCGCGATCATGCAACTCTGCGTGCGTGATGCTCGCATGCCTCGCGCCGACTTCCTGCGCCAGTTCCCTGGCAACGAAGTCGACGAAAGCTGGTCCGACGCGCTGGCCAAGGGCAAGGCCAAGTACGCCGAAGCCATCGGCCGCCTGCAGCCGGATATCATCCGTTGCCAGCAGAAGCTGACCGCGCTCGAAAGCGAAACCGGCCTGACGATCGCCGAGATCAAGGACATCAACCGTCGCATGTCGATCGGCGAGGCCAAGGCCCGTCGCGCGAAGAAAGAGATGGTCGAAGCCAACTTGCGTCTGGTGATCTCCATCGCCAAGAAGTACACCAACCGTGGCTTGCAGTTCCTCGACCTGATCCAGGAAGGCAACATCGGCTTGATGAAAGCGGTAGACAAGTTCGAATACCGCCGCGGCTACAAGTTCTCGACCTATGCCACCTGGTGGATCCGTCAGGCGATCACTCGCTCGATCGCCGACCAGGCCCGCACCATTCGTATTCCGGTGCACATGATCGAGACGATCAACAAGCTCAACCGTATTTCCCGGCAGATGCTGCAGGAAATGGGTCGCGAACCGACTCCGGAAGAGCTGGGCGAACGCATGGAAATGCCTGAGGACAAGATCCGCAAGGTATTGAAGATCGCCAAAGAGCCGATCTCCATGGAAACCCCGATCGGTGATGACGAAGACTCCCATCTGGGCGACTTCATCGAAGACTCGACCATGCAGTCGCCAATCGATGTCGCCACCGTTGAGAGCCTCAAGGAAGCGACTCGCGAAGTACTCTCCGGCCTTACAGCCCGTGAAGCCAAGGTACTGCGCATGCGCTTCGGCATCGACATGAATACCGACCACACCCTCGAGGAGGTTGGTAAGCAGTTCGACGTTACCCGTGAACGGATTCGTCAGATCGAAGCCAAGGCACTGCGCAAGCTGCGCCACCCGACGCGAAGCGAGCATCTGCGCTCCTTCCTCGACGAGTGA